In Candida albicans SC5314 chromosome 4, complete sequence, the genomic window TCTGGTTCCGGTAATGTTGCTCAATACGCTGCTTTGAAAGTAATTGAATTGGGTGGTACTGTTGTTTCCTTGTCAGACTCTAAAGGTTCAATCATTTCTAAGAATGGTATCACTGCTGATCAAGTTTACGCCATTGCTGCTgctaaattgaaattcaaatcattagaagaaattgttgctgACTCTGTGCAATTGTTCTCTGGTGACCACTCTGTTGAATACTTGGCTGGTGTCCGTCCATGGACTAAAGTTGGTCAAGTCGACGTTGCCTTGCCATCTGCTACCCAAAACGAAGTCAGCGGTGAAGAAGCCAAAGCTTTGGTTGATGCTGGTTGTAAATTCATTGCTGAAGGTTCTAATATGGGTTCCACCAAAGAAGCTATCGAAGTCTTTGAAGCTAACAGAGATTCCAACGGTGTTTGGTATGCTCCAGGTAAAGCTGCCAACTGTGGTGGTGTTGCTGTCTCTGGTTTAGAAATGGCTCAAAACTCTCAAAGAGTTCAATGGACTAACGAAGAAGTTGATgctaaattgaaagaaatcaTGTACACTTGTTTCGAAAACTGCTACAAGACTGCTCAAAAATACTCCATCGAAAAGAACGAAAATGGTTTAccatcattattgaaagGTGCTAACATTGCTGGTTTCATCAAAGTTGCTGATGCCATGTTTGACCAAGGTGATGTCttttaaatgaaataaaaccAGAAACACAAAGGGGTATAAACGACATTCCAGTTTAAATGACTCAAGTTTTTATCCCTtttattggttttttttttcttgtgaTGGGATAACAAGAGGGATATATGTGGTTAGTTTATGTTGTAAATTTTCAGTTCTAGGATTAATTGCCATTATTTTGTGATTTATGAGTTAATGCAAAGTATATATGTATAGATTAGAGGTGTGtaaatatattataaaaagaagaaatgcatactattttattaaatgagTTTTCAGTTGCGATGATAATCAGGATTGACGATGAAGAGATATAGttgattcaaatattgggtgattcttattattattgttctATGAGGTGTTGTCTTATGTTAGTGAATAAGAGTAGTGGGACAGGGCTCAAATTTATTGTATGTATGGAGCAAAAGAAGGGAAATGAGGCAGCGTACTAATAAAATTAGCAACAAAAGTGAGAGAGTGCAGGGAAAGGGCgtgtattgttgttgttgtcttaTATGCAAAATCGTCTTAGcgaaatcaaatcaaaacaaacaaaaataagacaacaacaacacaagagaattttttttttccaaccataaaattataataaatcaaaccaTAATTTAAAAGTATATCAAGTAGTTTATTATccatatatatttttgattcCAATAAAACCAACTACTATTATcgctactactactactactactatagctaattgattatatcCCTATACCATTTACTTTGAAAATGTCCTCAAAGGAAAAACCATCAAAAGAGGATATTAGAGGACAATTGTCCGATATACAGAAACGATTATTTAGCAAAAAGCCTTCTTCTGGTGATACATCTGGTGCTACTACCAGTGCCAGCACCAATTCTAATCACCGACCAGTTCTAAAAGAATCGAACCACCATCCACAAGGCAAATCATCTTTATTATCTGGTGGTGTTGGCTCTCATGAACAAGAAAGATTTGCTGATTTCTTACCACCACTTCCCAAAGGCAGTGGCAATGCTTCTGCCTCATTAGGACCACCTGCACCAACATCTAATTCTTTGAAACGCGTTCCACCCCTGCACTCCTCGCGTTTAGGACCAGAGTCAAAAGGTAATGATATGaactttgttgttggattGAGTGAAAACCTTTTAACTGAATGCCGTCGATTAAATGCCGAAAATTCTAAATATCgagaaaaattgaaatcagcATTAGATGAAGTTCAAAATTATAAGGATGAAGTgtttaaattaaaagatttCAACAAGTCACACAATACCAATGAACAAGCattaaaagataaaaattgGGAATTGGAAAGTAAAGTGATTAAATTGGATGATGAGTTGTCCgtgttgaaaaaatcacaCGAAAAAACTATTCACGAAAACTCCGAATTGGCTAATCAGATCagtaatttgaataaaattaatgataaattagaaataaGTAATCAATCTTTGACCAAGAGTTTACATGACACCAAACAGTCATATCAATCGGAGATTCTGGCATTGAATGCCcgaattgaaaatttaaatgatgaaaatgatcaATTGCATTTACGTTTAGCTGGTGAGGATACCACTAACAGCAGTCGCGTGGAAACTTCCAAGGAAGCAACTTTACCTTCAATGGATGAAACAACAGaaagtgatgatgataccactgaatttgattccatattgaaagaattacAGCCTTGTGATATGCCAGAGTCTAACCCAAGTAACCCACAGTTGGAAATTGATACTTTGAGATCTACTTTGCAACATTCCAATAGAACAATTGCCAAATTAAGGTCTTCTATGCTTAAATTGAGAAAGTTTgaccaacaacaaactaATCTGTCAAATTTACAAAGGACCCCAATGAAGTTTGGAAGTAAACCAAAATTAAGAGCTTCAAAGAGTGAACTTACCCCATCTCATAGAACCTCGATGTTGCTTTCACCAGCGAAAAAGAATTcgaaattttcaattcttgacGATGATACTACCCACAATAACGATGAACCTGAACCTTTCCCAACTGATGGAGGCAAATGGGAAGATTTTATTACTGATGAATTAGAAACGACGCCATCAAAATCTGTTtctaaaaaattaattgctGATTCTGATGCCGAATCGACCCATAGTAGAGCTATGAATGTCACCGCAGCAACTGGTGATTACAGTATACCTTATTTAGTAGAATCATCTGATTCAGAAACAGAACCCCAATCATTGGACGAGGATTCTCCTTCAAAGAGCATCAAATCATCACTTTCATCAAAAGAATTACAAGAGTCGAGCAAATTGagaaataaacaaatcCAACAGTATGCATCTTCAAACAATCTAGTGATGGTACcttttgaagaattggagaaattgaaatcaatagACGACgaaaagttgttgttgactGCCCAAGAGAGAGGTTACCATTTACTTACAGCCAAAGAGtatgaagaattgattgatgaagaGGAAATGAAGAAGAGATTAGAAAGCAAAGGTCTTGTAACTATTCCTTTTGATGAACTTGAATCTATCAAAACATGTTTAGATAAACCCGATAAGGCATACATTACCGATAAAGCAAATCTGATGGGACTAATTGTTACATCGAATGATTTGTACGATACCCTAGTAAAGAATGCCAATGAGCCTTCCGTGGACCACCTTACCGCAAAGGCAAAAGCCCAAAACTTAactttattatcaaatgaaGAGTTGGAACAATTAAAGAACCCTTCTTTGGATCAATTAACTAAACTAGCATCAAAGCACGAGTCTCGAGTCGTATCGAACAACGAGTACGAGTCTTTGATAGACCCATCTGTTGAAACAATCACCCAAAAGGCAAAATCCCATAAAATGACCATTGTGTCTGATGCTGAGTACCAAAAACTTATACATCCATCATTAGATGTGTTGTCTACCCATGCCTTGGACAAGAAACATACTCTTGTCAAGAATTCCGAAttggaagaattgaaaaagtcAGCAAATAGTCCAAGCTTATCTCAAGTCAAAGTGCATgctgataaattaaatttagtAACCATGTCAAAACCTGATTTCACAGATTTATTTAAAACTGCAAATGAACCTAGCATCTCGCATATACGTTCTAAAGCAAGTGATTTAGGATATACTGTTGTTAAACAACAGGAGTACGACGATATGACAAATAGCATAAACCATCCAGATGTTGCTGATTTGAAAGGGAAACTCCCTGACTACAAAATATTGCCATTGTCTGAGTACGATGAGATTTATAAATTGGCACATGAACCAGAAGTGGACCACATAAAAACCAAAGCAACTAGTTTGAACCATTATTTGGTAAGCAACGAAGATTATGATAAACTTCAAAACCCAACTTTGGAAACTTTGCAACTGCAAGCAGATACTTTGAATCATTCAGTATTAGATAAAACCAAGTTGGCTGATCTTGAAAAGTTGGCATACAATCCTGATTTGGATCATCTTCAAAAAGTCTTGAAAGAGATAGATTATGAAGCATTAccaaaacaagaattggaaGCCTTGAATAATCCAACTACTGACTCTTTACTGGAGAAAGCTAGTAAGTTGAATTGTGAAATAATATCTCAAGAGGATTACaaagaattattttcattagcTCATGATCCATCACTTGAGCATATCCATGCCAACGCAACAAAGTTGGATCAAACTGTATTATCAAATGATGAAGTTAACGAATTAAAAGCATTAGCCTATACATTTAGCATTGAGAGACTTCAATCTTTAGCGAAAGAGAAACACCATACCTTGGTTGAATCAAGTGAGTTAGACGCATTGAAGAATCCAGATATAACTCAAGTCAAAGAAAAGGCGAAAGACTTTGGACTTGAAACAATTAGCCACGAtgatttgaatgaattgaaGAACCCAACTAGAGAAAGGATTGAAGGCATTGTTCACGATTGGAATTGTACTGTAATAGATAATACTGATCTAGACAATTTGAAGAATCCTGAACTTGAGACTATAAAAGTGAAAGCTGAACAATTTGGTTATCATTTATTACTGAAGGAAGACAGAGAAACCTTAGAGAAGTTGGCCCAACAACCCGACTTGGATCATATTAAACAAAAGTCAAAAGATCTTGGGTACATACCtgtcaaagaagaagaacacCAAAAACTACACAATTTGGCTCACAATCCATCAATTGATcatattattgaaaagtCGAAACATTACGGATACATCCCAATCAAAGAAACTGAACTCAAATCATTGAAAGAAGTGGCCGAATCCCCTGACTTAGAACACATTACATCAAAGGCAAAAGTTCATGGATATGTTCCTGTGAAACAAACTGACTTTGAAACATTGAAAACTTTGGCACACAAGCCAGATTTGGATCACATTATAGAAAAGTCTAAATCTCTTGGTTACACACCTGTCAAAGATCTGGATTACGatgtattgaaaaaattggtgCATGAACCTAGTGTTGAACATATcaccaagaaatcaaaagaacTTGGTTATGTAGCCGTTAAGGAAACAGATTTCAATGACTTGAATGAATTGGCACACAATCCAAGTGTGGATCGTATTAGTGACAAGGCAAAGGAACATGATCTTGTTGCAGTTAAAGTATCTGATTATGATCATTTGACACGATTGGCAAATGAGCCACCAATAGATCATATCACTGAGAAGTCCAAAGAATTGGGatatgttgttgttgaacaaTCGAATTTCACAAACAtgcaaaaattgattaatgagCCAACCAaggaagaaattgattccAAAGCAACTAAGCTTGGTTTAGTTACAATGCctaaaactaaatttgAGGAATTGGAAGCAACAGTAAACAAACCATCGTCTGAGTTCTTATCAGAAAAAGCACAATTGTATGATTCTATTGTTATTTCCaagaaacaatttgaaaatccaagtcttgaatttattaaagaGAAGTCTGCAACACATGAGCATGAAGTAATTCCTAGTAAAGATTTAGcaaatttgaagaattcATTGGAATCACCATCCGACGAGTACTTACATGATAAACTGAAGGTCAAAGGTTTGAAATTAGTAAGTAATGATGAATACAACTCTTTAGTTAATTTAGCTCATAAACCAGAGAAGTCTCATTTGGTTGAAAAGGCTTCAGCACTTGGTATGTCTTTGATTGGTATTGATGctttaaacaaattaaagaaagacTTAGAACACCCACAAAAGGATTACTTGGAAGAGAAAGCCAAGGCTCTTGATTTGTcgattattgaaaatgacaAGTTGTCGATTATACAAACTTTGGCTGAAAATCCAGATTCTGCACATATTGAGAAAGTTGccaaacaaaaagatttgattgttttacCATTGTCTGAGCAtgagaaattgattaaagaCTCCACTAGTCCTGACATAGATCACATCAAATTGGTTGCTGAAAAACAAATGCTTACAGTCTTGACAAACAGTGCATTCAAGGATTTGACAGAAAGAGTTGAAAACCCTACATTAGATCAAATCAAGGAAGCAGCAGAAAAGAATAACCAAGTAGTTGTTCCTACTCAAGAATATGACGCGTTAATGCATCCAGATGAAGTAGCAATCAAGACACACGCAGACCGTTTAAGTTTGAATGTAATGCCCATAAAAGAACATGCAAAATTAATGGAAGATTTAGAAAAGCCAACTTTGGAATACCTAGTTAACAAAGCAGCTAAGTATGACTCCATTGTTGTTACCAAGGATGCAAACACAAAGTTGGAAAAATTGGCTTATAGTCCTGATGTTGAACATATGGCGGAAATTGCTGATGCCAAAgatcttgttgttgtaaataaGGAAGAGTTTGCTAATATTACAAAGTTGGCCAATGAACCTCATGAAGATCATATTATATCCAAGGCAAAGAATTTGGGATTAGTTACTATTAATGAAAGCGATCATAGGGAGTTATTACAGCCTTCTAAGTCTAAACTTGAGCAACATGCTTCAAGGATTGATCATTTATTAGTACCCGAAAATGAGGTTCATCGATTGAGAGATATTGAAAGTACCCCATCTAGAGAATTCATTGAGACAAAAGCAGCACAACATGATTTGGCTACTTTAACAAGAAAGGAACATAGTGAATTAACTAGTAATGCGAATGAGCCTTCAAAGGATCACATCATTGCCAAAGCTAGTGCTATTGGCTTGGTTGCCATTTCTAAGAAAAAACACGAACAAACGTTGAAAGCCTTAGAGGAACCAACTCTTGATTACTTAAGTGAAAAGGCAGTCAAAAATTACAAGTCAGTAATAATTCCAACAGATAAATATGAGTCTTTGAAGGAGAATTTAGAACTGCCCGACTGGAATTATATGACAGAGAAAGCCAAATCACATGATTCTGTTATTGTTAAACAAAATGACTACAATGATTTAGTGAAAGTTTCTACCGACCCAAGTGTACAGTTTATTGAAGAGAAGGCAAGAAAGTATAACAAATCAGTTATCGATTCAGATGAGTTGAAGAATATTAAACGTGTCGCCTTTAACCCAACCAAGGAAGAATTGTCAGAAAGGGCCGCTCAAGATGGTTTATTAGTGATTGACCAAAATGAATACAAATCCTTGGAAGAAAAGATTGAGAATCCAACATCAGATTATCTCAAGGAACAAGCATCCAAATTTAACTTTACCATGGTTGGTACAGATGACTACAATAAGTTGACTACCTTAATTGCTTCTCCATCGAAGGAACATATTGAAGAGAAAGCACAATCTGCTGGTTTAGTGGTTGTTCCAAAAgatgaatatgaaaaattgttagAAAAGTCAAATAACCCTGATAAATCAAGGTTGTCTAAATTAGCAAACGCAAAGGGAATGTTGCTAATAGATAAAGAAGAGCATGCTAAGTTAACCGATTCACTTAAAAATCCTagtattgaatttttgaaaaataagGCAAGTGAACATGGGAATGTTATTATACCAGATGAGGAATACAAGAAGTTGCTTAGTGATATTGAATCTCCAGATTTTGAGTATTTGGAAAAGAAGTGTCATGATAGAAACATGTCTATATTACCAACAACCGACTTGAAACAGCTTAAAACAGTGTTTGCTGGTccatcaattgatttcttaAAGGAACATTCAGCCAAGGCAAATTATGAGTTGATTCCAAGATCTGAGtatgaaattttgaaaaattctaTTGATAATCCAGGTTCTGAATTTATTCAAACCAAGGCATCGAAATATGGTCTTGTGGCTGTGACAGAAGAAGAGTATGATTCATTAACAGATCCAACTAAGGAGTCCTTGATTGAAAATGCTTCTAAATTAGGGTTGTCAGTGATTGAAAAActggaattggaattgttgAGAAGTAAATTGGATAATCCTAGTGTTGAGTACATGAAGCTTAACTCCGAAAAATTGGGCTATATACTAGTCTCATCGAATGAAATAAATGACTTGAAAACAGCAATTGATCAACCAACAGAGAAATATCTTGAAGAAAAGGCAAATAAATTGGGACTTCATGTTATGAGCATTAAAGAATACCAAAGCTTGAATGAAAAGGCAACGAAACCAAGTAAGGACCATATTGCTTCAGTTGCAGGGCTTTTGGGATTAGCTGTTATTGGAGATAAGGAACATAAAGATTTATTAAGCAAGTCAAAGAGTCCTTCTTTAGATCatatcaaagaaaaagcaGAGAAACATGATCATGTGGTAATACCGCAAAACGAACATTCCAAACTAGTTGAAAGAGCTAATATTTCTATTGGAGATTTGGCCAAGGAACAAGGAATGGTGGTTCTTCCATCAGATTCACATGCTGAATTGGTGAAGAATGCTTCCAAGAGGTTAGAAGATCATGCCAAGgagaataataaaatcatcatttcACCTGATGAACACAAACAATTGGTCACCAAAGCTTCGAAAACGTTGAGTGATCTTGCCAAGGAAAATAAACTGGTAGTTGTTCCAATTGAGGAATACCAAGATTTGAATGCAATGGCTTCTAAGAGCTTGCAAGATCATGCTACTGAGCAAGgtgttattgttttatcAAAGAATGAACATGATGATTTGACCAGAGCTGCCAATAAAACAGCCGCAGACCatgcaaaagaaaaaggtaTGGTATTGCTCAAAGCTGAAGATCATGATCTGTTGGTGAAACAAGcttcaaaatcattacAAGACCTTTGCAAAGAGCAAGGAATGGTATTAGTATCTCCAGAGGAACACAAAGAGTTGACAACAAAAGCATCGAGAACTTTGCATGACTTTGCAACTGAACAAGGGGTAATCCCTGTGCCAATCAAGGAACATCAAGAATTGACAACAAAAGCCAGTCGTTCATTAAAAGACTTTGCCCAGACTGAAGGTATGGTTGTTCTTCCACAATCAGAACATGCGGAATTAACTGAAAAAGCTAGAAAATCGATTGAGGATTTGGCAAGTGAGAAGAACTTCATGTTGCTTGAGAAAACACATTATGAAGACTTGTTGGATAAGGccaataaatcattagaGAAACTTGCTCAAGAAAAGGGAATGAGTGTTGTGTCACCTGAAGAGTTGAGAGAACTTAAAGAAAATGCCGAGAAACCTCTTGATGTAAGAGCTAAAGAACAAGGAAAGACAGTTGTTGGcattgaagaatttaacgaattaaataataagaTTGAGAAACCAAGTTTAGAATATTTGAAGGAATGCTGCAAAAAGCATCTCAAGAAGATTGTTCTGGAAGAAGATTATGAACAACTTCAACTGAGAGCGAATCAAACTGTTGACGAAAAAGCTAAAAGTATGGGATTAGTGGTGATTAAACCAGAGGAACTAGATCAGCTCAAAAAATCGGTTGAATCTCCAAGTTTGGACTACATAAGATTAAAAGCTGCAGATCAAGGATTCGaagttattgaaaaagatgaatTCTCTTTGATCAATGAAAGATATAAGAAATCTGTGAAAGACCTCGCTGAAGAAAATGGATTGGTTGCATTGAAAGTTGAAGACTATAACAATTTGATCCAAAACGCCAATGAACCAGCTTTGGCCCATATTTCAGAAATGGCAACTAAACATGAACATGTGGTTGTGTCGGCAAATGATTTCAACAAGTATTTAAATACTTTTGAACATCCTGAATTAGAGTtcataaaagaaaaagcaaaGGAGCAAGGCTATACCGTTGTTTTGTTGGACGATTATGCTTCAATTGTTGCCGAGAACAAAGAAACGTTGGAAGAGAAGGCAGAAAAGGCACATGCTAAATTGATACCTGTTGAAGAATACACTACTCAACAAGAGACATTGAATAATCCAAgtattgatttcttgaatGAAAAGGCTAAGCTTTTGCAAAAAGTTATTGTACCACAACTGGAATATGACGAATTAGTAAAGTCTGCTTCACAATCAGTCCACGATAAAGCAGCTGTGGCCAGTATGGTTGTCATTAATAAAGATGAGCATTCCAAATTGCAAGCTACACTTTTAGCACCATCACTTGAATTCTTGCATCTGAAATGTAATGAAAAGGGTATGACATTAGTTGAACAAAAGGATTTGGACAATTTGAAATCGTCAGTAGAGGATCCATCCCTTGAGTATTTAGAAAAGTCTGCTAGCAACAAGGGCTATGCTCTAGTTGACAAAAAGATATTATCAGAAATGAAAGAGAATTTGGATCAACCTATAGAAGAAAAGGCACAAGCCAAAGGATTGGTTGTATTACCTGTTGATGagttttcttctttaaaGAAGACTGTGGAGGACCCAAGTATTGACTTCCTTAAAGAGAAATGTGGCAATAGTGGTTATCATATTATAGAGAAGGAATCGCATGAAAATTTGGTGAAACAAGCTGCATCTACATTAGAGGATAAAGCTTTAGAAAAGAATATGGTATTGTTGACTCCTGAACAACATAAGCAATTGTCTGAGCCAAGTTTGGAGAGTTTGAAAGATTTTGCTCTGAAACAGAattatgatttgatttctcaTACTGAGTTGGTTGAGTTGACAACAAAAGCAAATAACccatcaattgaaaaattgaaagaagtCGCTAAGGTCAACCAATTTGTATTAATTCCAACAGATGAACATATTGAAATGAAGAAACAAGCTGAAGCCACTATTCAAGATAAATTAGAAGGAACTGATTGGAAGTTGATTAAGAATGACGAGTATGATGAACTTTTGGTAAAGGCCCACCAACCAactattgatgatattgcTAGAAATGCAGCAGCAATCGGGTTTGGTGTAATGTCGGTTGAAGCTatcaataaaatgaaagaaCAAGCAAATGAGTCAATATATGAGAGAGGTTCCAGAGAGGGTATGGTTGTTATGTCAAAAGAACAACATGATGAAATGAGAGAGAAAATTCAGACTCCATTAGCTGAAAGGGCCAAATCTGAAGGATATGCCTTGATTAAGCCTGATGAATTGCAAAAATTACGAGTTGCAGAGTCTCGGACCGTCGAGGACAAAGCTTTAGCTGAAGGTAAAGTGGCAATTTCTGAAAAGTTGTATAATGAAATTCTTGAAGAGAAGAACATGTGGAAGGAAAAGTATGCTGCTGTGGACTTGAGTACAGGAGAGGAACACACTTTAAGTACTGTTAAAGAGAAACTTGAAGAATTGGGATTTTCAGTTATTCCAAAGGAGAATTCGAAATCATTGCCAGCAGAAAAGTCGTTTAGTTCTGATTCAGAAGATTTCCATTTCCATGATGCAGACGAATCGTTTATTCTCTCCGAACATGAATTGAGTTATTCTGCTTCGAGATTGGGTTTGGTGTTGTTATCAAAGGAGGAATACAATAACTTGAACAAAGTTGATGAGGAAAAAGTGAAGGGTTTAGCCAAAGGATTGTCTTTGACCGTAATCCCAGAATCTGAAGTAATTAACTGGAAACAGTCATTAGCAGCAAAAGATGAAGAGAttcataaattgaatttggaaaaagaGGAACAAGTTAAGAAAGTGGCATTGTTAGAGAATGAGGAATCTAATACTGCAGAAACTCCAGAGCGCACAGATGCTGTTAAAAAAGATATTCTTACAGACAAGGATGTCGTTGTTAATGCGGCAACGAAATTGGCACTATTACCAGTTCCTGAATCACAATATGTGGGTACAACGGCCCATCCACGTCCTGATGTAAATAATGTCAAAGTGGTTCCAACTAGttatttcaatcaattactCAAATTGAAGGCAATGTCCATTGAAAAGTGTTCTGATGATGTATTTAAGCAGTATGCAGAGAAGCGTGGATATGTTCACCGGGATCAATTAACACCAGTATTAGCATCAACAACTCAATTCAAGGGGACACCAGTACAAGATAGAGATTCATTAGACCTGATGTCAAGAATCACTCCCCCTATAAATCCTGCTGTAAAACAACGTCAAGTCACTCCAGTGTCAAAACGCAGCTTGTCACTTAGCAGTGGTGGTCGCGTTAGCTTTACACGTGGTCTTCCTGAATCTAATTCAGTTGTATCACGTCTTTCTGAACAGTCAGTTCATCAATCGTTGAGAAGCCAAGGAATGTTCTCAATGGCAACCGATGTTTCATTCACAGACAGATCCATGATTCCAGCTATAACGCAAGTGGTTATTGGTGAGTACTTGTTCAAGTATTACCGTAGATTAGGAGCTTTCAAAGTGATCACAGAAACGAGACACGAAAGATACTTTTGGGTGCATCCTTACTCATTGACACTTTATTGGACTGAGAATAATCCAATATTATCCAATTCATCTCTGTCTAAAACTAGAGCTGCTGCTATAGTAAGTGTTGAAAGTGTTGAAGATAATAATCCATTACCTACTGGGTTGTATTATAAGAGTATTATTGTTCATTCCACTGACAGATCCATCAAGATCACATGTGCCACTAGACACCGTCATAATATCTGGTACAATGCTTTGCGTTATTTGGTTAACAGAAATATCGATGATTTGgtaattgatgaagatacAAATATAGATGAATTATCGGATGAATTTGAGGTCAATACTTCCGCTGGGCTAGCCCCTGCTGCTGTCAAGTCAGAATCCCATAGAAATTTGGAGAGTTTGATGGATACAGGTGATCGTCGTGCATACCCAAGACCTAAAAGAATTACATCGCTGCCTTCTTCACCAGCATCAGGAAGACTCTCAAGGTTCCTGTCGATgagaagaatttgaaaagattaGTTGAGATGTGAATAGACTATGGACAAAAGacaaacaatttattatatatcAATGTTGACGTTTTTACAATTGTATATTAGAATGAATACATATATGAGTATATCTATTAAAGAATAGTAGTATtgtatatttttaattgacTTTTTCGTTAACTATTCCTTGTGTGGGGGATGCAAGTGGTAATGACGTtatctttcttcttttagAAATAAACTCTCGGAAATT contains:
- the GDH3 gene encoding glutamate dehydrogenase (NADP(+)) (NADP-glutamate dehydrogenase; Nrg1, Plc1 regulated; hypha, hypoxia, Efg1-repressed; Rim101-induced at pH 8; GlcNAc, ciclopirox, ketoconazole induced; exp and stationary phase protein; Spider biofilm repressed; rat catheter biofilm induced), whose amino-acid sequence is MVLPHEPEFQQAYDELVSAVEDSTLFKEEPQYKKVIPVVSIPERIIQFRVTWENDKGEIEVNNGFRVQYNSALGPYKGGLRFHPTVNLSILKFLGFEQIFKNALTGLSMGGGKGGSDFNPKNRSDNEIRRFCVSFMRQLARYIGPDTDVPAGDIGVGGREVGFLFGAYKQMRNNWAGVLTGKGLTWGGSLIRPEATGYGCVYYVEKMIEKATNGKETFKGKRVAISGSGNVAQYAALKVIELGGTVVSLSDSKGSIISKNGITADQVYAIAAAKLKFKSLEEIVADSVQLFSGDHSVEYLAGVRPWTKVGQVDVALPSATQNEVSGEEAKALVDAGCKFIAEGSNMGSTKEAIEVFEANRDSNGVWYAPGKAANCGGVAVSGLEMAQNSQRVQWTNEEVDAKLKEIMYTCFENCYKTAQKYSIEKNENGLPSLLKGANIAGFIKVADAMFDQGDVF